The Streptomyces sp. HSG2 genome has a segment encoding these proteins:
- a CDS encoding LacI family DNA-binding transcriptional regulator has translation MPTERGSARRPTMKDVARRAGVSESAVSFALNDRPGVSEATRDRVRRVAEQLGWRPSTAARALSGEGAATVGLVLARPAHTLGVDSFFLQLVSGIQQVLAERHLGLLFQMASDIEDECAVYRRWWAEHRVDGVLVVDPRTDDPRPGLLDELGLPAVVIGGARDRRHPRLSTVFADDARAMAALVAGLRELGHRRIAHIAGLPELAHTERRIGALRREAARHGAEVRSLTTDYSDAEGAAVTRRVLEEREPPTALIYDNDVMAVAGVAAARELGLVVPRDVSIVSWEDSALCRLVKPWLSALSRDSVGFGRTAASELTALLDGGPARTVGVPVPRLIPRESTGPATA, from the coding sequence ATGCCCACGGAGCGGGGCTCCGCCCGGCGCCCGACGATGAAGGACGTCGCACGGCGCGCCGGGGTCTCGGAAAGCGCGGTGTCCTTCGCGTTGAACGACCGTCCGGGCGTCTCCGAGGCCACCCGGGACCGGGTGCGCCGAGTGGCCGAGCAGTTGGGGTGGCGGCCGAGCACCGCGGCACGGGCTCTGTCCGGCGAGGGGGCGGCCACGGTGGGGCTCGTCCTGGCTCGCCCGGCGCACACCCTCGGCGTGGACTCCTTCTTCCTCCAACTGGTGTCCGGCATCCAACAGGTGCTGGCCGAGCGACACCTGGGGCTGCTCTTCCAGATGGCGTCCGACATCGAGGACGAGTGCGCCGTCTACCGTCGGTGGTGGGCGGAGCATCGGGTGGACGGGGTCCTGGTGGTCGATCCGCGCACCGACGACCCGCGCCCGGGTCTGCTGGACGAACTGGGTCTGCCCGCGGTGGTGATCGGCGGCGCGCGGGACCGGCGCCACCCTCGGCTGTCGACGGTGTTCGCGGACGACGCGCGCGCCATGGCGGCGCTGGTGGCCGGTCTGCGCGAGCTGGGTCACCGGAGGATCGCGCACATCGCCGGGCTGCCCGAACTCGCCCACACCGAAAGGCGGATCGGCGCCCTGCGGAGGGAGGCGGCACGGCACGGAGCCGAGGTCCGATCTCTCACGACCGACTACTCCGACGCCGAGGGCGCCGCCGTCACCCGCCGCGTTCTGGAGGAGCGCGAACCTCCGACAGCGCTGATCTACGACAACGACGTGATGGCCGTGGCCGGCGTCGCGGCCGCCAGGGAACTGGGCCTGGTCGTCCCTCGGGACGTCTCGATCGTGTCGTGGGAGGACTCGGCGCTCTGCCGACTGGTCAAGCCCTGGCTGTCGGCGCTGTCCCGGGACAGTGTGGGGTTCGGGCGCACCGCCGCGTCGGAGCTGACGGCGCTCCTCGACGGCGGTCCGGCGCGGACGGTCGGCGTGCCGGTCCCTCGGCTGATCCCCCGGGAGAGCACGGGGCCGGCCACCGCCTGA
- a CDS encoding DMT family transporter: protein MSALAWSVLLSLASAVAYAAGAVAQERVAATTGAPRFAPVRQRRWWVAVGLHGVGALLHVAALSYGPLSVVQPLGALTIVLALPMSRLFAGARADAGAWRGCATATLGLVGLLALVDGTGTRAPAAAERAGTAAVTVCAVLTLMITARALRGRPAARSMVLALAAGVAFGIASVFTKTVTVGWSEGITATGLASLTVIGVLATSGVLLSQAAYRGAGLAAPLATLTVANPVVASAVGVASFGEGFRHGAQGATLAVVSGLVAAGGLASLTARRRSADESHAEVPGPGGGPRSREATSNARTTAPTTVRQPCRRPAPLATPPAQRGPARSAGSGAPPRAPRPDRARSNRPPHTAPVPPASHREGVRS from the coding sequence ATGAGCGCGCTCGCGTGGTCCGTACTGCTCTCGCTTGCCTCCGCGGTGGCGTACGCGGCCGGTGCCGTCGCTCAGGAGCGGGTGGCGGCCACCACGGGCGCCCCCCGCTTCGCTCCCGTGCGCCAGAGGCGCTGGTGGGTGGCGGTGGGCCTGCACGGCGTCGGCGCCCTCCTGCACGTGGCCGCCCTCTCCTACGGTCCGTTGAGCGTGGTGCAGCCGCTGGGCGCGCTGACGATCGTCCTGGCTCTGCCGATGTCGCGGCTGTTCGCCGGCGCGAGGGCGGACGCCGGCGCCTGGCGCGGTTGCGCCACCGCGACCCTCGGCCTGGTCGGGCTGCTGGCCCTGGTCGACGGGACGGGAACGCGCGCCCCCGCCGCGGCGGAGCGCGCGGGCACGGCCGCCGTCACCGTCTGCGCCGTCCTGACCCTGATGATCACCGCACGTGCCCTGAGGGGACGGCCCGCGGCTCGCTCCATGGTTCTGGCTCTCGCCGCCGGCGTCGCCTTCGGCATCGCGTCGGTCTTCACCAAGACGGTCACGGTCGGCTGGTCCGAGGGGATCACGGCGACGGGACTGGCCTCCCTCACCGTGATCGGTGTCCTCGCCACCTCCGGTGTTCTGCTCTCCCAGGCCGCCTACCGCGGCGCCGGGCTCGCCGCCCCACTGGCCACGCTCACGGTGGCCAACCCCGTGGTGGCCTCGGCAGTCGGTGTGGCGTCCTTCGGCGAGGGCTTCCGCCACGGCGCCCAAGGGGCCACGCTGGCCGTGGTCAGCGGACTGGTCGCGGCGGGGGGACTGGCCTCGCTCACGGCCCGGCGGCGGAGCGCGGACGAAAGCCACGCCGAGGTACCGGGCCCCGGCGGCGGGCCGAGGTCGCGGGAAGCGACGTCGAACGCCCGGACGACCGCGCCCACGACGGTCCGGCAACCCTGCCGCCGGCCCGCGCCCCTCGCCACCCCGCCGGCCCAGCGGGGCCCCGCACGGAGCGCGGGCAGCGGCGCGCCCCCACGGGCACCGAGGCCGGACCGGGCCCGAAGCAACCGGCCACCCCACACCGCACCGGTGCCGCCCGCCTCGCACCGGGAGGGAGTCAGATCCTGA
- a CDS encoding peptidoglycan DD-metalloendopeptidase family protein yields the protein MAARGRHRRYQPNRFNRASLTVTASGAGMAIPLVGTAGAHAADTDAWERVAECESGGEWGVDSGNGHYGGPRFTQSTWEAFGGTRYAPRADAASRAEQTAVTERVVDGQWPGAWPVCSGRAGPTRGETGGDARSPASAEDEAAGGSESSARKTRARDSGPDVRPQTTPQSRAGTTRTYTVVAGDTLSGIAGSREVRGGWQRLYAANRAIVGEDPDRILPGQRLRLDTDAAPGASGPSAEGADRSKTPDREDAGSASRTAPREASGGASAGASLVSPVEAATGTPYHQAGSAWSKGYHTGVDFPVPTGSAVRAVGAGRVVSAGWAGSFGYQVVIRHSDGRYSQYAHLSAISVREGQGVEAGRRIGRSGSTGNSTGPHLHFEVRTGPGFGSDIDPVAYLRAGGVRI from the coding sequence ATGGCCGCACGCGGTCGACACCGCCGGTACCAGCCGAACAGGTTCAACCGTGCCTCGCTCACCGTCACCGCGAGCGGGGCCGGCATGGCGATTCCCCTCGTGGGCACCGCTGGTGCCCACGCCGCGGACACCGACGCCTGGGAGCGCGTGGCCGAGTGCGAGTCCGGCGGGGAATGGGGCGTCGACTCCGGCAACGGCCACTACGGCGGGCCGCGGTTCACCCAGTCGACCTGGGAGGCCTTCGGGGGCACGCGGTACGCGCCGCGAGCCGATGCCGCCTCCCGCGCCGAACAGACGGCCGTCACGGAGCGGGTTGTCGACGGCCAGTGGCCGGGAGCCTGGCCGGTCTGCTCCGGGCGAGCCGGACCGACCCGGGGCGAGACCGGAGGGGACGCCCGTTCGCCGGCTTCCGCAGAGGATGAGGCCGCCGGCGGGAGCGAGAGTTCGGCCCGGAAGACCCGCGCCCGTGATTCCGGCCCCGACGTCCGTCCACAGACCACCCCGCAGTCCCGGGCCGGGACGACGCGGACGTACACGGTGGTCGCCGGCGACACGCTGTCCGGCATCGCCGGAAGCCGCGAGGTTCGGGGAGGGTGGCAGCGGTTGTACGCGGCGAACCGCGCGATCGTCGGCGAGGACCCGGACCGGATCCTCCCCGGACAGCGTCTGCGGCTGGACACCGACGCCGCGCCCGGCGCATCGGGGCCCTCCGCCGAGGGAGCCGATCGCTCCAAGACGCCCGACCGCGAGGACGCGGGGTCCGCCTCCCGGACGGCGCCACGCGAGGCGAGCGGAGGCGCCTCCGCCGGGGCTTCGCTGGTCAGTCCTGTCGAAGCGGCCACGGGAACCCCCTATCACCAGGCGGGGTCGGCCTGGTCGAAGGGCTACCACACGGGTGTGGACTTCCCGGTGCCCACCGGTAGTGCCGTACGGGCGGTGGGCGCGGGTCGGGTCGTCTCCGCCGGGTGGGCGGGGTCCTTCGGCTACCAGGTGGTGATCCGGCACTCCGACGGGCGCTACAGCCAATACGCCCACCTTTCGGCCATCTCCGTGCGGGAAGGGCAGGGCGTCGAGGCCGGCCGGCGCATCGGCCGCTCGGGATCCACCGGCAACAGCACGGGCCCGCACCTCCATTTCGAGGTACGGACGGGCCCGGGGTTCGGCAGCGACATCGACCCGGTGGCCTATCTGAGAGCGGGCGGGGTCAGGATCTGA
- a CDS encoding SDR family NAD(P)-dependent oxidoreductase — MTVTQDGPAGTDGATDSGFGPGIDPDRLAVCLEVLRELDGLEVDHPDAVRVRRATSHIYRMVKQRRRQERRAAKTAHDKAVTEATATGSAERIDDETEGVLPSSRTEAGTLAGILQRPRSCYVCKRRYVEVDYFYHQLCRDCAATNRARREARTDLTGRRALLTGGRAKIGMYIALRLLRDGAHTTITTRFPADAVRRFKAQPDSDEWIHRLKIVGIDLRDPAQVVALADSVAAEGDLDILINNAAQTVRRSPGAYRELVAAESGPPPVGELPATEVIGVFGSGAVAQLPVAAGASLDAREVTDLALVSGSASPARISAGTAIDAGGLVPDLHDTNSWIQTVEEVTPVELLEVQLCNSTAPFILIGRLRPVMAAAAARRAYIVNVSAMEGVFERGYKGAGHPHTNMAKAALNMLTRTSAQEMFDKDGILMTAVDTGWITDERPHPDKMRLAEAGFHAPLDLVDGAARVYDPIVRGEAGEDLYGVFLKDYAPGKW, encoded by the coding sequence ATGACGGTGACACAGGACGGCCCGGCCGGCACGGACGGCGCCACCGATTCCGGATTCGGGCCCGGCATCGACCCGGACCGTCTGGCCGTCTGCCTGGAGGTGCTGCGGGAGCTCGACGGGCTGGAGGTCGACCACCCGGACGCGGTGCGGGTGCGGCGGGCCACCTCGCACATCTACCGCATGGTGAAGCAGCGCCGTCGACAGGAGCGGCGGGCCGCCAAGACCGCGCACGACAAGGCCGTCACGGAGGCGACCGCGACGGGTTCGGCCGAGCGGATCGACGACGAGACCGAGGGCGTCCTGCCCTCGTCCCGCACCGAGGCGGGCACCCTCGCGGGCATACTCCAGCGCCCCCGTTCCTGCTATGTCTGCAAGCGACGCTACGTCGAGGTCGACTACTTCTACCACCAGCTCTGCCGTGACTGCGCGGCGACCAACCGCGCGCGCCGGGAGGCCCGGACCGACCTCACCGGCAGGCGGGCGCTCCTCACCGGGGGCCGCGCCAAGATCGGTATGTACATCGCGCTGCGTCTGCTCCGCGACGGCGCCCACACGACGATCACCACGCGGTTCCCGGCCGACGCGGTCCGCCGCTTCAAGGCCCAGCCCGACAGCGACGAGTGGATCCACCGGCTGAAGATCGTCGGGATCGATCTGCGGGACCCGGCTCAGGTCGTGGCCCTGGCCGACTCGGTGGCCGCGGAGGGCGACCTGGACATCCTGATCAACAACGCGGCGCAGACGGTCCGGCGGTCGCCCGGGGCCTACCGCGAACTGGTCGCCGCGGAGTCGGGGCCGCCGCCCGTCGGTGAACTCCCCGCCACGGAGGTGATCGGAGTCTTCGGTTCGGGGGCCGTGGCGCAGCTCCCGGTCGCCGCCGGCGCGTCGCTCGACGCGCGGGAGGTCACCGACCTCGCGCTGGTCTCCGGATCCGCCTCCCCGGCGCGCATTTCGGCGGGTACCGCCATCGACGCGGGCGGGCTGGTCCCCGACCTGCACGACACCAACAGCTGGATCCAGACGGTGGAGGAGGTCACCCCGGTCGAACTGTTGGAGGTCCAGCTCTGCAATTCCACGGCGCCCTTCATCCTCATCGGCCGGCTTCGCCCGGTGATGGCCGCCGCCGCGGCCCGGCGCGCCTACATCGTCAACGTCTCCGCGATGGAGGGTGTCTTCGAGCGTGGCTACAAGGGCGCGGGACACCCGCACACCAACATGGCCAAGGCCGCGTTGAACATGCTCACGCGGACCAGCGCCCAGGAGATGTTCGACAAGGACGGCATCCTGATGACCGCCGTCGACACGGGCTGGATCACCGACGAGCGCCCCCACCCGGACAAGATGCGGCTCGCCGAGGCCGGTTTCCACGCCCCCCTCGACCTGGTCGACGGCGCGGCGCGGGTCTACGACCCCATCGTGCGCGGGGAGGCCGGGGAGGACCTGTACGGGGTCTTCCTCAAGGACTACGCGCCGGGGAAGTGGTAG
- a CDS encoding sugar ABC transporter substrate-binding protein, with amino-acid sequence MPVSRRTLAVSVAAALLLPLSACGSGGGDGGSDDASGKVEGDITFQTWNLQAGFKDYFEGVIADFEKEYPGTDVRWIDQPAEGYADKISADAAGGTLPDVVNVAPDLVAPLAKAGLALDLDEAAPQYEKEYLEGAWASHRIPGLEGTYAFPWYLNTGPLFYNKSLFEKAGLDPEQPPETYDDLFEQAMRITESTDGEVATLSNVPAIEDFGRYGVPLMNDAGTAFTFNNVTGVELLTKYKELFDAGALDGQALSATPESAGKKFLTGAVAMNPGSALDLEKFKKEAPSLYENIGITDQITNTGLANMYVMGVMVNAQTERKPAAIAFAHYVTDATRQMDFAEQVAIFPSTAGSLDEPHFTEEDGTDETRVRIAAAKSLKTAVNYTPVLFSEQMKTELQNEVAKALQGKKSPEEALDDAAEACNKLLAQQG; translated from the coding sequence GTGCCCGTCTCGCGCAGAACACTCGCCGTCTCCGTCGCCGCCGCCCTCCTGCTCCCGCTGAGCGCCTGCGGTTCCGGCGGCGGCGACGGCGGCTCCGACGACGCCTCCGGCAAGGTCGAAGGGGACATCACCTTCCAGACCTGGAACCTCCAGGCGGGCTTCAAGGACTACTTCGAAGGCGTGATCGCCGACTTCGAGAAGGAGTACCCCGGCACCGACGTCCGGTGGATCGACCAGCCGGCCGAAGGGTATGCCGACAAGATCAGCGCCGACGCCGCCGGCGGCACGCTGCCGGACGTCGTCAACGTCGCCCCGGACCTGGTGGCGCCGCTGGCCAAGGCGGGTCTCGCGCTCGACCTGGACGAGGCGGCCCCGCAGTACGAGAAGGAGTACCTGGAGGGCGCCTGGGCCAGCCACCGGATACCCGGGCTGGAGGGCACCTACGCCTTCCCCTGGTACCTCAACACCGGCCCGCTCTTCTACAACAAGTCGCTCTTCGAGAAGGCCGGTCTGGACCCGGAGCAGCCGCCCGAGACCTATGACGACCTCTTCGAACAGGCGATGCGGATCACCGAGAGCACCGACGGAGAGGTCGCCACGCTCTCCAACGTGCCGGCCATCGAGGACTTCGGTCGCTACGGCGTGCCCCTGATGAACGACGCGGGCACCGCCTTCACCTTCAACAACGTCACCGGGGTCGAACTCCTCACCAAATACAAGGAGTTGTTCGACGCCGGGGCCCTGGACGGGCAGGCGCTCAGCGCCACTCCCGAATCCGCGGGCAAGAAGTTCCTCACCGGCGCCGTCGCGATGAACCCGGGCAGTGCGCTGGACCTGGAGAAGTTCAAGAAGGAGGCGCCGAGCCTCTACGAGAACATCGGCATCACCGACCAGATCACCAACACCGGACTGGCCAACATGTACGTGATGGGCGTGATGGTCAACGCGCAGACCGAACGCAAGCCGGCCGCGATCGCCTTCGCCCACTACGTAACCGACGCGACCCGGCAGATGGACTTCGCCGAGCAGGTGGCCATCTTCCCGAGCACCGCCGGCTCCCTCGACGAACCGCACTTCACCGAGGAGGACGGCACCGACGAGACGCGGGTTCGGATCGCCGCCGCCAAGTCCCTGAAGACCGCGGTGAACTACACCCCCGTGCTCTTCAGCGAGCAGATGAAGACCGAGTTGCAGAACGAGGTCGCCAAGGCGCTCCAAGGCAAGAAGAGCCCCGAAGAGGCGCTCGACGACGCCGCCGAGGCGTGCAACAAGCTGCTCGCGCAGCAGGGCTGA
- a CDS encoding carbohydrate ABC transporter permease, with amino-acid sequence MSATPPSRADGRAVPATRRARVTDEDGRRVRGWELALRYVLLVAVLALTIGPFLWQLSTSLKGPTEDIFSSPPRFLPSEPTLHNYARVTDTIPVWDYALNSLKVAVANVVTNCVGAALAGYALARLHYRGRRVATVVFVLAMLVPVEGIIIAQFTTMRDLGLNNTLIGVLLPACVSALNVLLMRNAFLNVPFEIEEAAFVDGANVWQRFFRIALPSVKGTLAVVAIFAFMGAWDDFLWPLIVLSDPSKFTLTIGLNYLHGTFANDERLVAAGTIIAVAPLIILFACLQRYFFRGVGEGAVKG; translated from the coding sequence GTGAGCGCCACACCACCAAGCCGGGCCGACGGCCGCGCCGTGCCCGCCACGAGGCGGGCACGCGTCACCGACGAGGACGGCCGCCGCGTCCGCGGCTGGGAACTGGCCCTGCGCTACGTCCTCCTCGTCGCCGTGCTGGCCCTCACCATCGGCCCCTTCCTGTGGCAACTGTCCACCTCCCTCAAGGGGCCCACCGAGGACATCTTCAGCTCCCCGCCGAGGTTCCTGCCGAGCGAGCCGACCCTCCACAACTACGCGCGGGTCACCGACACGATCCCCGTGTGGGACTACGCCCTGAACTCGTTGAAGGTCGCCGTCGCCAACGTCGTCACCAACTGCGTCGGCGCCGCCCTCGCCGGCTACGCGCTGGCCCGACTGCACTACCGCGGACGGCGCGTCGCCACCGTCGTCTTCGTGCTGGCCATGCTGGTGCCCGTCGAGGGCATCATCATCGCCCAGTTCACGACGATGCGTGACCTGGGGTTGAACAACACCCTGATCGGCGTGCTGCTGCCGGCCTGCGTCAGCGCCCTGAACGTGCTGCTGATGCGCAACGCCTTCCTCAACGTGCCCTTCGAGATCGAGGAGGCGGCCTTCGTCGACGGCGCCAACGTGTGGCAGCGGTTCTTCCGGATCGCCCTGCCCTCCGTGAAGGGAACTCTGGCCGTGGTGGCGATCTTCGCCTTCATGGGGGCGTGGGACGACTTCCTCTGGCCGCTCATCGTGCTCAGCGACCCGTCCAAGTTCACCCTCACCATCGGCCTCAACTACCTGCACGGCACCTTCGCCAACGACGAACGTCTGGTGGCCGCCGGGACGATCATCGCGGTGGCACCCCTGATCATCCTCTTCGCCTGTCTCCAGCGCTACTTCTTCCGCGGCGTCGGCGAGGGCGCCGTCAAGGGCTGA
- a CDS encoding sugar ABC transporter permease — MASTTVPGKAKRVRRQLPLSPWLFAAPGLVVVGMFSLYPFVSTLVNAFTDRRTLVPGEFVGLANFRELLHDEMFWIGLRNSTLYVLGVVPALVLLPLLLALLVRKTIPGITFFRSAFYTPVVASIVVVGLIWVWLLDDRGLVNNLLETVGVGRISFLGDQWLILLSAMAVTVWKGLGYYMIIYLAALANVPRELHEAAAVDGAGPVRRFLTVTVPAVRSTMVLVGALSSVAAFKVFSEVYLLAGPGGGPAGEDTTLVMLVQRTGTGLSGRVGYASAVSVVVFVVTVGLMLLVLRADRKDAS; from the coding sequence ATGGCGAGCACCACCGTTCCCGGGAAGGCCAAGCGCGTCCGACGGCAACTGCCCCTCAGCCCGTGGCTGTTCGCCGCGCCCGGCCTGGTCGTCGTCGGTATGTTCAGCCTCTACCCTTTCGTCTCCACCCTGGTCAACGCCTTCACCGACCGCCGTACCCTGGTTCCCGGCGAATTCGTGGGCCTCGCCAACTTCCGTGAACTGCTCCACGACGAGATGTTCTGGATCGGGCTGCGCAACAGCACCCTCTACGTCCTGGGTGTCGTCCCCGCCCTGGTGCTGTTGCCGCTGCTGCTGGCCTTGTTGGTGCGGAAGACCATCCCCGGCATCACCTTCTTCCGCTCCGCCTTCTACACCCCCGTGGTCGCTTCCATCGTCGTGGTGGGACTGATCTGGGTCTGGCTCCTGGACGACCGAGGACTGGTCAACAACCTGCTGGAGACGGTGGGCGTGGGACGGATCAGTTTCCTCGGCGACCAGTGGCTGATCCTGCTCAGCGCCATGGCCGTCACCGTCTGGAAGGGTCTCGGCTACTACATGATCATCTATCTCGCGGCGTTGGCCAACGTCCCGCGGGAGCTGCACGAGGCCGCCGCCGTCGACGGGGCGGGTCCCGTGCGCAGGTTCCTCACGGTCACCGTGCCGGCCGTGCGCTCCACCATGGTCCTGGTCGGGGCGCTCTCGTCGGTCGCCGCCTTCAAGGTCTTCTCCGAGGTCTATCTCCTGGCCGGCCCCGGCGGCGGCCCGGCCGGCGAGGACACGACCCTGGTCATGCTCGTGCAGCGGACCGGAACCGGACTGAGCGGGCGCGTCGGGTACGCCTCCGCCGTGTCGGTGGTGGTGTTCGTCGTCACCGTGGGCCTGATGCTGCTCGTCCTGCGCGCCGACCGGAAGGACGCCTCGTGA
- a CDS encoding wax ester/triacylglycerol synthase family O-acyltransferase, which translates to MTSELLAPLDLAFWNLESAEHPMHLGALGVFEADSPASAARAADLLAARAAGVPGLRMRIRDVWRPPSPERRPFSFGGATREPDPGFDPLDHVRLHAPVDEFQGAAGRLMERPLARCRPPWEAHVLPRTAGGSFAVLFKFHHALADGLRALTLAAGVLDPVDLPTGRPRPPEGSRATGLPDVRRLPEMLRGALSDAGRALDIGAAAALSGLDVRSSPALVAEPSGTRRTAGVVLDLDDVHRVRKAEGGTVNDVLIAVVAGALRRWLEGRGDDSDGLAPRALIPVSKRRPRGAEPPGNRLSGYLIRLPVGDPDPLGRLGAVRTAMDRNKDAGPGRGAGAVALLADHIPALGHRLGGPLVGGAARLWFDVLVTSVPLPGIGLRLGGTPLTEVYPFAPLARGHSLAVAVSTYRGRVHYGLVADGRAVPDLGLLAAALSTELAELIAVCER; encoded by the coding sequence TTGACTTCCGAACTGCTCGCCCCGCTCGACTTGGCGTTCTGGAACCTCGAGTCCGCCGAGCATCCCATGCACCTTGGTGCCCTGGGGGTCTTCGAGGCCGACTCCCCGGCCTCGGCGGCCCGGGCGGCGGATCTTCTCGCCGCCCGCGCCGCCGGCGTGCCCGGTCTGCGCATGCGCATCCGGGACGTGTGGCGCCCCCCGTCTCCCGAGCGTCGCCCGTTCTCCTTCGGCGGCGCCACCCGGGAGCCCGATCCCGGGTTCGATCCCCTCGACCACGTCCGCCTGCACGCGCCGGTCGACGAGTTCCAGGGGGCGGCGGGGCGGCTCATGGAGCGCCCGCTGGCGCGGTGTCGGCCTCCCTGGGAGGCGCACGTGCTGCCGAGGACGGCCGGCGGGTCCTTCGCCGTGCTGTTCAAGTTCCACCACGCCCTCGCGGACGGGTTGAGGGCGCTCACCCTCGCGGCCGGCGTCCTCGACCCCGTCGATCTGCCCACCGGTCGCCCCCGGCCGCCAGAGGGGTCCCGCGCCACCGGGTTGCCCGATGTGCGACGGCTGCCGGAGATGTTGCGCGGCGCGCTCTCGGACGCGGGTCGCGCTCTCGACATCGGCGCGGCGGCGGCCCTGTCCGGGCTGGACGTCCGCTCCTCGCCCGCGCTGGTCGCCGAACCCTCCGGCACCCGCCGCACCGCCGGGGTCGTCCTGGACCTCGACGACGTCCACCGCGTCCGCAAGGCCGAGGGCGGCACCGTCAACGACGTGCTCATCGCCGTGGTCGCCGGGGCGCTGCGTCGGTGGTTGGAGGGGCGGGGCGACGACAGCGACGGCCTCGCCCCCCGGGCGTTGATCCCCGTGTCCAAGCGTCGCCCGCGTGGTGCCGAGCCGCCCGGCAACCGCCTCTCCGGCTACTTGATACGACTCCCGGTGGGAGACCCCGACCCGCTGGGTCGCCTGGGCGCGGTCCGCACCGCCATGGACCGCAACAAGGACGCCGGGCCGGGGCGCGGCGCCGGCGCCGTCGCGCTGCTGGCCGACCACATCCCGGCTCTGGGACACCGGCTCGGCGGGCCGCTGGTCGGCGGGGCCGCGCGGCTCTGGTTCGACGTCCTGGTCACCAGCGTCCCGCTCCCCGGGATCGGGCTTCGCCTCGGAGGGACGCCGCTCACGGAGGTCTACCCGTTCGCCCCCCTGGCCCGCGGGCACTCCCTCGCGGTCGCGGTCTCCACCTACCGAGGCCGGGTCCACTACGGCCTGGTCGCCGACGGACGCGCCGTACCGGACCTGGGTCTGCTCGCCGCCGCCCTGTCGACCGAACTGGCGGAGTTGATCGCCGTGTGCGAGCGATGA
- a CDS encoding cellulase family glycosylhydrolase codes for MPAPVRFGVNYTPSVGWFHHWLDFDEDSVRADLDSIAALGMDHVRVFPLWPYFQPNRTLIRGSAVDDLVRLVDAAGERGLDVNVDGLQGHLSSFDFLPAWTRTWHRRNLFTDPRVLEGQAAYLHTLAAALADRPNFLGMTLGNEINQFSASPHPDPDRATPEQIDTWLERMLGACESGAPGRAHLHAEYDATWYQDDQPFTPGQAARKGAMTAVHSWVFNGTAQRHGRASVPSEHHAAYLVELSKAWAVDPGRPVWLQEVGAPAPLVAAEHAAEFTAATVANVLDCPELWGITWWCSHDVSRDLADFPELEYGLGVLTNDRRPKDIARVLAEAAREARAHPRRAAPRTTALVVPAASGARSRCAPGGPVFDAFFGLAADGARPTAVLDVLADDGAHLAARGITDVVTPERVLATRARTGVRS; via the coding sequence ATGCCCGCTCCCGTGCGCTTCGGCGTCAACTACACCCCAAGCGTGGGGTGGTTCCATCACTGGCTCGACTTCGACGAGGACTCCGTCCGCGCCGACCTCGACTCCATCGCCGCACTCGGCATGGACCACGTCCGGGTCTTCCCCCTGTGGCCCTACTTCCAGCCCAACCGCACCCTGATCCGAGGGAGCGCCGTGGACGACCTGGTCCGTCTGGTGGACGCGGCGGGCGAGCGCGGGCTGGACGTCAACGTCGACGGCCTCCAAGGGCACCTGAGCAGCTTCGACTTCCTCCCCGCGTGGACCCGCACCTGGCACCGTCGCAACCTGTTCACCGATCCACGGGTCCTGGAAGGGCAGGCCGCGTACCTGCACACCCTCGCCGCGGCGCTCGCCGACCGCCCCAACTTCCTCGGGATGACCCTGGGCAACGAGATCAACCAGTTCTCCGCGTCCCCCCACCCCGACCCCGACCGGGCCACCCCCGAGCAGATCGACACCTGGCTGGAGCGGATGCTCGGCGCCTGCGAGAGCGGCGCCCCCGGCCGGGCCCATCTGCACGCCGAGTACGACGCCACCTGGTACCAGGACGACCAACCGTTCACGCCCGGCCAGGCCGCCCGCAAAGGCGCCATGACGGCCGTGCACTCCTGGGTCTTCAACGGCACCGCCCAGCGGCACGGCCGTGCCTCCGTGCCCTCCGAGCACCACGCGGCCTACCTGGTGGAACTGAGCAAGGCCTGGGCCGTCGACCCAGGGCGTCCGGTCTGGCTCCAGGAGGTGGGCGCCCCCGCCCCCCTCGTCGCGGCCGAGCACGCGGCCGAATTCACCGCGGCGACCGTCGCCAACGTCCTGGACTGCCCCGAACTCTGGGGCATCACCTGGTGGTGCTCCCACGACGTCTCCCGTGACCTCGCCGACTTCCCCGAACTGGAGTACGGCCTGGGCGTCCTCACCAACGATCGACGCCCCAAGGACATCGCGCGCGTCCTGGCGGAGGCCGCGCGGGAGGCCAGGGCGCACCCGCGCCGCGCGGCCCCGAGGACGACGGCGCTGGTCGTCCCGGCCGCCTCGGGGGCGCGGTCGCGCTGCGCCCCCGGCGGTCCCGTCTTCGACGCGTTCTTCGGGCTGGCCGCGGACGGTGCGCGTCCCACCGCCGTCCTGGACGTCCTGGCCGACGACGGAGCCCATCTGGCGGCACGTGGCATCACCGACGTCGTCACGCCCGAGCGGGTCCTCGCCACCCGCGCTCGGACCGGCGTGCGGTCGTGA